From Huiozyma naganishii CBS 8797 chromosome 11, complete genome, a single genomic window includes:
- the KNAG0K01400 gene encoding pirin family protein yields MAQVFRSVQKAFRALEQAEGVGALVRRSIGVRRQRNFSPFLLLDHFTVSHPSGFPDHPHHGQETITYIQQGMIAHEDFTGSKGILRPGDLQFMTAGKGIVHSEIPVLTKDAKAAVGLQLWVDLPKNMKDCPPRYRNLRASEIPIAQPNEHLKVKVISGKSYGVESVKELAYTPVDFYHYISDKEGINFVQEIPENYNAFLYVMEGSVVVDGQEYPQYSTIFYNANGNAIKGVTGEKNTEFAIIAGLILDQDIVQHGPFVETSPEKMKEVFRNYQWGINGFEKAINWESSIINGITEKDITNFESQPKEK; encoded by the coding sequence ATGGCGCAGGTGTTCCGTTCAGTTCAGAAAGCATTCCGGGCTTTGGAACAAGCAGAAGGTGTAGGTGCATTAGTGAGGAGGTCTATTGGGGTGAGACGACAACGAAACTTTTCGCCCTTTTTGTTACTAGACCATTTCACAGTTTCACACCCTTCTGGGTTTCCGGATCACCCTCATCATGGACAGGAAACGATCACGTATATACAGCAGGGAATGATTGCTCATGAGGATTTCACGGGCTCCAAAGGGATTCTCAGACCTGGTGACTTACAATTTATGACGGCTGGGAAGGGGATAGTGCACTCTGAAATCCCAGTGTTGACGAAGGATGCCAAAGCTGCAGTTGGGTTACAGCTTTGGGTGGATCTGCCCAAAAACATGAAAGACTGCCCTCCACGGTACAGAAACTTGAGGGCTTCAGAAATCCCCATTGCTCAACCAAACGAACACCTCAAAGTTAAGGTGATCAGTGGGAAGTCCTATGGTGTCGAATCAGTGAAAGAGTTGGCCTATACACCTGTCGATTTTTACCACTACATCTCTGATAAGGAGGGGATTAATTTTGTTCAGGAAATTCCTGAAAATTACAACGCATTCCTTTATGTTATGGAGGGCTCTGTTGTGGTCGATGGGCAGGAATACCCTCAATATTCCACCATATTTTACAACGCGAATGGGAATGCTATCAAAGGTGTCACGGGTGAGAAGAATACTGAATTTGCAATTATTGCCGGCTTAATATTAGATCAAGACATTGTACAACATGGTCCTTTTGTGGAAACTTCCCCCgagaaaatgaaagaggTTTTCAGGAACTATCAATGGGGTATTAATGGATTTGAGAAGGCAATTAACTGGGAATCTTCTATCATAAATGGGATAACTGAAAAAGATATTACGAATTTTGAGAGCCAAcccaaagaaaaatga
- the KNAG0K01360 gene encoding uncharacterized protein encodes MKFTSVFKRTKEALFVNLVKKEKKQVPELDISCYVRPTGCNICNGIIPHCCCDLLQKVNSGDIEADENLIAYLHEQELIRRSIIEQQERESCETITNDSEEVMSIQSSMNWRYNSETSSSVESPVTATINPLYVVPLIPEVSSKKELMNERLKRSVEKTLNKSVNRLSVNVKTHEPFIVMPTASIVPTINFDPTVMSSPSAKAHIPNEQVTAKKEPATSPNLVCELPVSPEQQQLWGQSSESYRKGKDKNGSNDKMDKTHTPKILTKSELSYWQKASNLARLEYTKCREIVTDLKIGCEEYRKKNSNKTTTRAKASAKVKGLFKKVLHCKFPAKGATSSKHNPGEVQCCGFNGLATAMVRYEDALAREKNTCRKYKRSLHNSVWFDELIRQNINANQHDSNASDVIKTELNGVTERMYNEMALIMKCQKNNLIAMVRLGKCINYGYGLKLEYESTTDPVEREKLAVHCQVYNDKVAKHFHQHLDNLEKLQKDYKDEVVCFSRLIGQKAGLYRRMYEPDCRSHLKVKLKEEVAWVHCLYVRL; translated from the coding sequence ATGAAGTTTACCTCAGTTTTTAAGCGGACCAAAGAAGCCTTGTTTGTTAACCTGgtcaaaaaagaaaagaaacaagttcCTGAACTGGACATTTCATGTTATGTCCGTCCCACAGGCTGTAATATCTGTAATGGAATTATCCCacattgttgttgtgacTTGCTACAAAAAGTGAACAGTGGTGACATAGAAGCTGATGAGAACCTTATTGCCTATCTGCATGAGCAGGAATTGATCAGACGTAGCATaattgaacaacaagagagagaaagcTGCGAAACTATCACGAACGACAGTGAAGAGGTAATGAGCATTCAATCTTCCATGAATTGGAGGTACAACTCGGAAACTTCCTCAAGTGTTGAATCCCCGGTCACTGCTACGATCAACCCATTATACGTTGTACCGTTGATTCCGGAggtctcttcaaaaaaagaattgatGAACGAGCGATTGAAACgctctgttgaaaaaactCTGAACAAATCTGTTAATCGCCTCTCCGTAAACGTCAAGACCCATGAACCATTTATCGTTATGCCAACCGCCTCAATAGTCCCTACAATTAACTTTGACCCAACAGTCATGTCAAGCCCAAGCGCGAAAGCTCACATACCCAACGAGCAAGTAACCGCGAAAAAAGAGCCTGCCACCAGCCCCAACCTAGTGTGCGAGCTCCCAGTATCACCggagcaacagcagctgTGGGGTCAGAGTTCAGAAAGCTACAGAAAAGGTAAGGACAAGAACGGCAGCAACGATAAAATGGACAAAACGCATACACCCAAAATTCTAACGAAATCGGAGTTGAGTTACTGGCAGAAGGCAAGCAACCTTGCAAGGCTTGAATACACAAAGTGCAGAGAGATAGTAACTGATCTTAAGATTGGTTGTGAAGAGTATCGCAAAAAAAACTCTAACAAGACAACAACTAGAGCTAAAGCTAGTGCAAAAGTCAAGGGACTGTTCAAAAAGGTTTTACACTGTAAGTTTCCTGCCAAGGGTGCTACATCTTCCAAACACAACCCTGGTGAAGTGCAATGTTGTGGCTTTAATGGGCTGGCAACTGCAATGGTCAGATACGAAGATGCATTGGCACGCGAGAAGAATACATGCCGCAAATACAAGCGTTCCCTTCACAATTCCGTCTGGTTCGACGAGCTTATAAGACAAAACATTAATGCGAATCAGCACGACAGCAATGCGTCAGATGTTATCAAGACCGAGCTTAACGGTGTGACAGAGCGAATGTATAACGAAATGGCTCTGATCATGAAGTGTCAAAAGAACAACCTCATCGCGATGGTCAGGTTGGGCAAGTGTATCAACTACGGATACGGTTTAAAACTGGAATACGAAAGTACCACGGATCCGGTTGAGCGGGAAAAGCTCGCAGTGCATTGCCAGGTGTACAATGACAAGGTAGCCAAACACTTTCACCAACATCTGGATaacttggagaaactgcagAAGGATTACAAAGATGAGGTGGTCTGTTTCTCTCGGCTCATCGGACAGAAGGCGGGACTCTACCGCCGCATGTATGAACCGGACTGCCGCTCTCACCTGAAAGTTAAACTGAAAGAAGAGGTTGCCTGGGTACATTGTTTGTACGTCAGACTGTAA
- the KNAG0K01380 gene encoding uncharacterized protein (similar to Saccharomyces cerevisiae GAL1 (YBR020W) and GAL3 (YDR009W); ancestral locus Anc_3.219): MFVPTFTANSQDVPTVLTKKCASVIERFRQTYPGHSPDFISRSPGRVNVIGEHIDYSDFSVLPLAIDVDMLLAVRVIDGKNPSITLTNVDPRFAQRKFDLPLNGDDISVDPSVSDWSNYFKCGLLVGHNYLKKNWHEKFANRPLVGLEVFCQGDVPVGSGLSSSTAFICAVTLAVIKANLGLDFQLSKRDLIEATIIAEHYVGVNNGGMDQATTVCGEEDNALFVQFKPELEATPFKFPELKTHEVQFVIANTLVVANKYETGPVHYNLRVVEVIVAANVMANKCGVALNYGPDSGFEKGNLRDFLNAYYHVYCPDDNGPWNGNVNEGIKRLAKMLEIVEQTLGTHKEGFSVDETAQALGCSREEFTRTYLTVVPIRFQVLKLYQRAKHVFSEALRVLQALKLMTERSTLNRDEEFFEEFGALMNQSQNSCAELYECSSPEIDNICRIALDNGSYGSRLTGAGWGGATVHLVPGGPNGNVEQVKTALIEQYYKKQYPDITAAELDSAIIVSKPAPGSCIYKL; the protein is encoded by the coding sequence ATGTTTGTTCCAACGTTTACTGCTAACTCGCAAGATGTGCCTACTGTACTTACCAAGAAATGTGCAAGTGTGATTGAAAGGTTCAGACAGACGTACCCTGGGCACTCCCCAGATTTTATCTCAAGGTCTCCAGGAAGAGTGAATGTCATTGGGGAACACATAGATTATTCGGACTTCTCTGTACTGCCCCTCGCAATTGACGTGGATATGCTGTTGGCGGTGCGTGTGATAGACGGGAAAAATCCCTCGATCACACTCACCAATGTCGACCCACGTTTTGCTCAGAGGAAGTTTGATCTTCCATTGAATGGGGACGATATCAGTGTGGACCCGTCCGTTTCAGACTGGTCGAATTACTTCAAATGTGGGCTGCTCGTTGGTCATAACTACTTAAAGAAAAACTGGCATGAAAAGTTTGCCAACAGACCCCTAGTGGGGCTCGAAGTGTTCTGCCAGGGCGATGTACCCGTCGGGAGTGGTCTCTCATCATCCACAGCGTTCATATGCGCAGTCACTTTGGCAGTCATCAAGGCAAACTTGGGGCTTGACTTCCAACTCTCCAAAAGAGACCTCATTGAAGCAACTATAATAGCAGAGCATTATGTAGGTGTCAACAATGGTGGTATGGACCAAGCGACGACCGTATGTGGCGAGGAGGACAACGCACTATTTGTCCAGTTCAAACCGGAATTAGAGGCCACGCCTTTCAAGTTCCCCGAGTTGAAGACCCACGAGGTCCAGTTTGTCATTGCTAATACACTCGTCGTGGCAAACAAGTACGAGACGGGACCAGTACATTACAACCTGCGGGTCGTAGAAGTTATCGTCGCAGCTAACGTCATGGCGAATAAATGCGGTGTCGCGCTAAATTACGGGCCAGATTCCGGCTTTGAAAAGGGTAACCTAAGAGATTTCCTAAACGCATACTACCACGTCTACTGCCCAGATGACAACGGTCCATGGAATGGGAACGTCAACGAGGGGATAAAGAGACTCGCGAAGATGCTCGAAATTGTGGAACAGACACTTGGAACGCATAAGGAAGGGTTCTCTGTAGACGAGACAGCACAGGCGCTGGGTTGCTCCAGAGAGGAGTTTACACGCACGTACTTGACTGTTGTTCCAATCAGGTTCCAAGTACTGAAACTGTACCAAAGAGCGAAACACGTCTTCTCAGAAGCCTTACGAGTGCTACAAGCATTGAAACTGATGACAGAGCGGAGCACGCTGAACAGAGATGAAGAGTTTTTCGAAGAGTTTGGCGCCCTCATGAACCAGTCACAAAATTCTTGTGCGGAGCTTTACGAATGCTCCAGTCCAGAAATAGATAACATATGTCGAATTGCACTTGATAATGGATCGTACGGATCGCGTCTGACGGGGGCAGGATGGGGGGGGGCAACTGTGCACCTTGTTCCAGGTGGACCCAATGGGAACGTGGAACAAGTGAAAACCGCACTGATCGAACAATACTACAAAAAACAGTATCCAGACATTACAGCCGCAGAACTGGATAGTGCCATTATAGTCTCAAAACCGGCTCCTGGTAGTTGCATCTACAAGCTGTGA
- the GAL10 gene encoding bifunctional UDP-glucose 4-epimerase/aldose 1-epimerase (similar to Saccharomyces cerevisiae GAL10 (YBR019C); ancestral locus Anc_3.218), translating into MTKQQTVLVTGGAGYIGSHTIVELIENGYNCVIVDNLCNSSYESVARLEVLCKTHIPFYHVDLCDREPMERIFKENKIDSVIHFAGLKAVGESTEIPLKYYHNNILGTLVLLEMMQRYDVEKLVFSSSATVYGDATRFPDMIPIPEECPVGPTNPYGQTKLAIEKILADLYNSEKETWKFAILRYFNPIGAHPSGLIGEDPLGIPNNLLPYMAQVATGRREKLNVFGNDYDTRDGTPIRDYIHVVDLAKGHIAALKYLDARQTGKGICREWNLGSGKGSTVFEVYRAFCDAVGEEIPYVVTGRRAGDVINLTAKPDRAKQELKWQTELDVATACKDNWKWATENPFGYQLKGVKADFSTHEEQYDARFITIGADSKFQATVANLGATLVDLKVDGESVVLGHNCEAGYLTPDTCYAGATVGRYANRIAHGKFQLDGEKYQLTINNGVNCNHGGPGSFHAKRFLGPLVQNPSKGIFTAEFMLIDEDKETEFPGSLEVHVFYKLNVLTKSLEIEYTGKVSGKATPINMTNHTYFNLNKLLGKGTIEGTELQVATKKSVEVDKDTIPTGKIIERDIATFDEKPTVLGEKTPEYDYSFVTEEHSKDIDTRSKKLQLVTKATNPESKVTLEVLTTEPSFHVYTGDWLCAGFAPREGFAVEPGRYVDAINQPSWKDSVILKPNETYGSKIVYRFS; encoded by the coding sequence atgaCTAAACAACAAACTGTCCTAGTTACCGGTGGTGCCGGTTACATTGGTTCCCACACCATCGTTGAACTGATCGAAAATGGTTATAACTGTGTGATCGTGGATAACCTTTGCAACTCATCCTACGAATCTGTCGCAAGATTGGAGGTCTTGTGCAAGACGCATATCCCATTCTACCATGTTGATTTGTGCGATAGAGAACCAATGGAaagaatcttcaaagagaataaGATCGACTCTGTTATCCATTTTGCAGGTCTAAAGGCAGTCGGGGAGTCCACTGAGATCCCATTGAAGTACTACCACAACAATATATTGGGTACTTTGGTGTTGTTGGAGATGATGCAAAGATATGACGTTGAGAAATTGGTGTTTTCCTCCTCCGCTACAGTGTACGGTGATGCTACAAGATTCCCAGACATGATTCCAATCCCAGAAGAATGTCCAGTGGGGCCCACAAACCCATACGGGCAAACTAAGTTGGCCATCGAAAAGATACTCGCTGATTTGTACAACAGCGAAAAGGAGACTTGGAAATTCGCTATCCTTCGTTACTTTAACCCAATCGGCGCTCACCCTTCAGGACTGATCGGTGAAGACCCACTGGGGATCCCCAACAATTTGCTCCCCTACATGGCTCAAGTGGCCACGGGTAGGCGTGAGAAACTGAACGTCTTTGGTAACGACTACGATACGAGAGACGGCACCCCAATCAGAGACTACATCCACGTTGTCGACTTGGCCAAGGGCCACATCGCCGCtttgaagtacttggaTGCTCGCCAAACTGGTAAAGGTATTTGCCGTGAGTGGAACTTGGGGTCCGGTAAGGGATCTACCGTTTTCGAAGTGTACCGCGCATTCTGCGACGCAGTTGGTGAAGAAATCCCTTACGTGGTCACCGGGAGAAGAGCCGGTGATGTCATAAACTTGACCGCTAAACCAGATAGAGCCAAACAGGAATTGAAATGGCAAACTGAGTTGGACGTCGCTACAGCTTGTAAGGATAACTGGAAATGGGCCACTGAAAATCCGTTCGGTTACCAGTTGAAAGGTGTGAAGGCCGATTTTTCGACTCATGAAGAACAATACGATGCTAGGTTTATCACCATTGGAGCTGACTCCAAATTCCAGGCCACCGTCGCTAACTTGGGTGCCACTTTGGTGGACCTCAAGGTCGACGGTGAATCAGTCGTCCTGGGTCACAACTGCGAAGCAGGCTACCTGACTCCAGACACTTGCTACGCTGGTGCTACTGTGGGGAGATACGCGAACCGTATCGCCCATGGTAAGTTCCAACTGGATGGCGAAAAATACCAATTGACCATCAATAACGGTGTTAACTGCAACCACGGTGGTCCAGGCTCCTTCCACGCCAAAAGGTTTTTGGGTCCCTTGGTCCAAAATCCATCCAAGGGTATTTTCACAGCAGAATTCATGTTGATCGACGAGGACAAAGAAACTGAATTCCCAGGTTCTTTAGAGGTTCATGTGTTCTACAAGCTGAATGTCCTAACCAAATCTTTGGAAATTGAATACACGGGTAAGGTAAGTGGTAAAGCTACTCCTATAAACATGACCAACCACACATATTTCAACCTTAACAAGCTTTTGGGCAAGGGTACCATTGAGGGGACTGAACTCCAAGTTGCAACCAAAAAATCTGTAGAGGTCGACAAAGATACTATCCCAACTGGTAAGATCATTGAAAGAGATATTGCTACATTTGACGAAAAACCAACTGTTCTAGGTGAGAAAACCCCAGAATACGACTACAGTTTCGTCACGGAGGAACACTCAAAGGACATTGACACCAGATCCAAGAAATTACAATTGGTTACCAAGGCCACAAACCCTGAGTCCAAAGTAACTCTAGAGGTTTTGACAACAGAACCATCTTTCCACGTTTACACTGGTGACTGGCTATGTGCCGGATTTGCTCCAAGAGAAGGTTTCGCTGTTGAACCTGGCAGATACGTCGATGCCATTAACCAACCAAGTTGGAAAGACTCTGTCATTTTGAAGCCTAATGAAACCTACGGTTCTAAGATTGTCTACAGGTTTTCTTAG